One stretch of Argiope bruennichi chromosome 3, qqArgBrue1.1, whole genome shotgun sequence DNA includes these proteins:
- the LOC129962524 gene encoding uncharacterized protein LOC129962524 — MILHVIRRQLQLVVMCCSFLGSIQGESFMETDVLSTSMSESYFNEASEYSDFNSFTPSLTEILKVQNTLWPSYSSSQVLLATKPDTSTPSIFSTKEITSSYVPEDYTSLYTGYSEIFHNSVKLRNSVDDPSISISPSGILNLTSSIRVVDGSTTPISANYSEEIDSESLNTKDIIETSFYSHFHTPLMSLLAASSSITFQPQESSNHASVYYSSIPPHSFASSDNESTDFKTTTVPADLEHKKLLMLVLRAEDCSRLSKADFEKMLEKLMLKFGFGDVVPEVSNAKCYSHLNINLTIGNSAPSLQFLPNIDGRNNVTVDVLNRTFRIVKLEKVDLKFEKSKSSNSSSSIIAKVAKHESVAYVAVGVTFGLVLVICITVCFIKCCCLRKSQKRFTPGIKCSHMRLRPEDYTLTPIPRPTSLYVDYYRGSVSADIYSTTSAGSIASTTPTVEKGVVQPFDTSIVPLEDSATLPLDSSRDPSVESVPAQSDMKTFNIHNFANKGLRNTATDSKEQLNPKQSTRRIASKPSGVANPTFQRY; from the coding sequence GTGAAAGTTTTATGGAAACAGATGTGCTTTCTACTTCCATGAGTGAAAGTTATTTTAACGAAGCTAGCGAATACTCCGACTTCAATAGTTTTACGCCTTCTTTGACGGAAATTTTGAAAGTACAAAATACATTATGGCCTTCATACTCATCATCACAAGTACTTTTAGCAACAAAGCCTGATACATCTACTCCgtcaattttttcaacaaaagagATTACTTCTTCATATGTGCCTGAAGATTATACTTCTTTATACACAGGTTAtagtgaaatttttcataatagtgTAAAACTTAGAAATAGTGTTGATGATCCTTCAATTTCCATATCACCAAGTGGTATTTTAAATCTGACTTCGTCGATCAGAGTTGTTGATGGATCCACCACTCCTATCTCTGCAAATTATTCTGAGGAAATCGACTCCGAATCCTTAAATACCAAAGATATCATTGAAACATCGTTCTATTCACACTTCCACACCCCTTTGATGTCGCTACTTGCAGCATCTTCCAGTATAACGTTCCAACCACAGGAATCCTCTAACCATGCCAGTGTCTACTATTCCAGCATTCCACCTCATTCTTTCGCATCGTCCGACAACGAAtcaacagatttcaaaacaaCAACGGTGCCTGCAGACTTAGAACATAAAAAACTTTTGATGCTTGTGTTGCGCGCAGAAGATTGCTCTCGTCTTTCAAAAGCAGATTTTGAGAAAATGCTAGAAAAATTGATGCTAAAGTTCGGTTTTGGAGATGTGGTTCCAGAAGTCTCCAATGCTAAGTGTTATTCCCATTTGAACATTAATCTAACTATTGGAAATTCTGCCCCATCTCTTCAGTTTTTGCCAAATATTGACGGCAGGAATAACGTTACTGTCGATGTTCTTAACAGGACTTTTAGAATTGTCAAACTTGAAAAAGTAGATCTTAAATTTGAGAAGTCTAAGTCATCCAACTCCTCGTCCAGCATCATAGCAAAAGTTGCCAAACACGAATCTGTGGCTTACGTCGCTGTAGGAGTGACTTTTGGACTCGTTTTGGTTATATGCATTACTgtttgtttcattaaatgttgCTGTTTGAGAAAGTCTCAGAAGAGATTCACTCCAGGTATAAAATGTTCACACATGCGCTTAAGACCAGAAGATTATACTTTGACTCCAATACCACGCCCCACATCACTTTACGTAGATTACTATAGAGGATCTGTTTCTGCTGACATATACTCAACAACCTCTGCCGGTTCTATTGCCAGTACTACTCCTACTGTAGAAAAGGGCGTGGTTCAACCTTTCGATACCAGTATAGTTCCGCTCGAAGATTCGGCAACCCTTCCTCTCGACAGCTCGCGAGATCCTTCTGTTGAATCCGTACCCGCTCAGTCTGACATGAAAACTTTCAATATTCACAATTTCGCTAATAAAGGTTTGCGCAATACAGCTACTGATTCCAAAGAACAGTTAAATCCGAAACAGAGTACCCGCAGAATTGCTTCCAAGCCTAGTGGGGTGGCCAACCCAACTTTTCAACGGTATTAA